TCCTCTTTATATTGGTCTTATCCTTCTTTTTTTCCATTGCTTGCAAGGAAGAAAAGAAGGACTCCACCGAAACACAAACAGACATTACTCCGGTTTCAAATACGGATACTACCGAAACCATAAGTTTACTTGATCGATGCATTGCCGCACATGGCGGTATAGATGTATGGAATTCTTTTACTGCCTTGAGCTATACTGTTAATGAAAAAGGTAGAGAAGTAAAGCAACTAACGAATATAAAGGACCGTAGAGCCTACTTAAAATCAAAGGATTTTGAAGTCGGTTTTGACGGAAAAACAGCTTGGGCATTTCCAGATGCCTCCAAAATCCCAGGTAAATCAGCTTCATTTTACTACAATCTTGACTTTTATTTCATCGGGATTCCCTTTTTGCTGAAAGACCCAGGAGTAATCGCCACCGATGAAGGTAATTCTGTAGTTAATGGAAAATCATACGAGACACTAAAAATCACCTTCAGCTCGGAAATAGGCCTTACACCAGAAGATATCTATTACCTGTATATAGACCCGGAAACTTCTAGATTAGAAATTCTTACGTATTCCGTTTCATTTTTTAACAAGGAAAATGCCGGAATAAATTCTGCTAAGATATACTCAAACTACCAAGAGCTTCAAGGTGTAATGATGCCCACAAAACTAGAGAATTTTGAATGGAAAAATAATGATGTAGGTGAAAGTACCAACCACATTAGATTGATTAGTGATATTCACTTTCTAAACGAAATTTCTGATGAAACCGTTTTTGAAATACCAGAAGGAGCAATAACAGAAGAAATAAACTGATACAACAACTATTTCTTAGAATAGTCCAATAACTCTTGCTCTGTGTACTCTGCTCCACTTTCAGGCTTGGTGTTACGTAACTCCTCAATCTTATCAAGCGATAATCGTTTGGGCTCATCCGAAAAAGCATTCGTTACATATGAAATAATATCAGCTATATCTTTGTTTGAAATATCTTCGTTGCGAATAAGACCAGGCATTGCAAGGTTTAAATCATAACGTTCACCTTTAACCGTAATAGGTCCTTCAAGACCATGTAGAATAATCAGACCTAATCTTTCTGTATCCGCTACATGTTCCGACCCCATTAGAGGTGGTGCCAGCCCTTCTATACCTTGACCGTTAACACCATGACATGATGCACAAATCTCATAAAACATTTTAGCACCGCTAGTTCTTGTATCTTCTATTAACGACTTCCTTGCAAATATTGGATTGACTTTGTCTTCCTTTCTCTTTTCCTCGCTTAACGCCAGTGCTTTTAAGAGTCTTTCGTTTTTAGACTTTAAAGCGTCCGATACCGCACCTTCATCTCCTTGAACTCCACTAGCCAAAGCTTCCGTAAAAATTGGTTTTTCAGCATATTTTGAACTTAATTCCTCCATTACAGGCATAAACCGTTCCTTGTCCAAAGAAACTAAACTCCCTATAACACTACTTAAGTAAAGGTCCACAGTTACATCATTCTTTG
This genomic interval from Zobellia roscoffensis contains the following:
- a CDS encoding DUF6503 family protein; amino-acid sequence: MKVKLLFILVLSFFFSIACKEEKKDSTETQTDITPVSNTDTTETISLLDRCIAAHGGIDVWNSFTALSYTVNEKGREVKQLTNIKDRRAYLKSKDFEVGFDGKTAWAFPDASKIPGKSASFYYNLDFYFIGIPFLLKDPGVIATDEGNSVVNGKSYETLKITFSSEIGLTPEDIYYLYIDPETSRLEILTYSVSFFNKENAGINSAKIYSNYQELQGVMMPTKLENFEWKNNDVGESTNHIRLISDIHFLNEISDETVFEIPEGAITEEIN